Part of the Alphaproteobacteria bacterium SS10 genome is shown below.
GCCATCTTAATCAGCCGTGGGCGACCGGTCAGGTTCTCAATGCTGCGGATCATCGCGCGCCCAGCCTTGGAGCGGGCAGCAAAAGCGTAGCTGATCTCACGCGCGGACATGCCGTCCATCTTGCGGTCGCGATGGCGGTCACGCTGACGGCCGTCACGGCCACCGAGCCGACCCTTAATCGCTTTCAAAATCGGTACGTCGCGGGGCGTTTCCTGCCGACTTCCCAACATAGTGAGTTTCCTGCTCAAACCTCATCGAACGGCAAGGTGGATATGGTTGGGCCTGCACGCTATTGCCAGCGGCGGCCGCGGATTTTCTCCTTGCCACACCATCGCAAGATTATGAAAACCAGCCGCGCCGGGCAAGCTGAACCGGTTCAGCCCAGGGATGCTACAGGATCGACCCTGAAGGATAAAAAGGGCTGAATCACTAGGTTAAGTACCGCTCTTTCTTGGGTTTTCGGCATAGTAAACGCTACTAATTGGGTGTTTGGGAGGCCCCATGGGGATGGGCCAAAGCGCGACCAAATGATGGAATTCCGCAACACGTTGAACCTGCCGACGCATTCGCTGCTGTCCGCTGTCATCCCGTATGACAAGACAATCGCGCTTATGCTGCAGGCACGGCTGTTTGCGATCGATAAGGCCCAGGCCGACCTGCCCAGGGAAGCGCAGCAAAACATCAAGGCCATCCGCAACTTGCCCGACCTACAGAAGGCGTTGCGCAAGGCGGATGTCAGTAACGACCATATCGCCGAGGCTGAAGAGCATATCCGTGGTGAGGGGCACATGCCCTGGTCGGTGCCACGCGGTGGCGATGTGGCGGTGAATTTCGGCCTGATCAAGCCGGGTGTGAAAGATGCCCTGATGATTGCCCAAGCTGGGGAGCGGACCCTACGTGCGCAAGAGGCGGCGACTTTGGCCGAACCTGGCGGGGTCCCGGCATTCCCTGACACGGTCCTGCCCGGCATCGTTAATGATGCCCGCAGTCCGGATCAGCCAGCCCGCGGCTTCATCGGTAAGTTCGATGATGAACCACCAAAGCTGGTCGCGGCACAGGCTGCGCATCATCTGGCGGATCTGGCCGCCGGTGCGGCTGCCCTTGGTCTGGATGAGAGCCAGGCCGATGCGGCCAAGCAGATGACCGAAGATTTAAAGGTGATCGCCCGCCGCTCACTGCATGAGGCTGGCGAGGCGCTACACGAAACCGGGGAGATTGACCCGGCAGAGAAGACCATGGCCATCCTTGGTTCGCCCGATGGGCGGGATGAACAAGCGGCGGTTGAGCGTGTCGCCGACTTTGCCCGGTTGCAGGTCTATAAGCTGGCGGTCACCAAGGTGATCGACCGGCCAACCGCCATGCGCTGGCAGCAGCTGATCGATAAGCGGGCAACCCAAGCACGCCCCATCATGCAGGTGGGGCCGGGCCCCGATGCCGGACCGAAGATGGGTCCAGAAAGAAAGCCAGGCGGCAGTCCTTAGCGGCAGTCCTTAAGCAGCAGCTTTTGCGCCGATTAAACCCATCGACCAGAAATCAACCTCGAGCGCAGTGGCCGTATCGAACCGAGCCTGCAACTGCGACCAGCGCGGCAAGGTCTGGTAGTTCTCACCTAGCCGGTGGGTGAGGGCATTGTCGATCAGCGCGCCGACATCCCGGCACACCTGCTGGTATTCCTCACCAGCATAAACATCGATCCAAGGCCGATAGCTGGTTGTCGGGGCTGCCTCGTCAGCTAACCGCGCACCGATCTCACCATAGCCCAGAACACAGGGCGCCAGGGCTGCCATGAGGTCGAGGAAATCGCCGGAGTAACCGGCCTCAAGCACATAGCGGGTATAGGCGAGGTTGGCCGCCTCCTCACTGGCATTGAACAACTCGGCCTCGCGGATCCCTTCTTTGGCGCAGGTCTCGATATGCAGCTGCATTTCGTGATTAACCAGCGCGTTCACCGTGGCGGCGGCGGCCTTCATTTCATCCAGTGTGTCTGCCTTGGTGACAGCCAGCGCCCAGGCCCGGGAGAAATGCACCAGGAAGACGTAATCCTGGACCAGGTAATGGATGAATGCCTCACGCGGCAGGCTGCCATCGCGCAACCCCTCAACAAAGGTATGGCGGGTATAGGCCTGCCAAACATCACCGGCAGCCTGGCGCCAGGCGGCGAATGCGGAACCATATGTTGGGGGCGTGGTCATTGGTCTCTCCATGGGGTTCAAAAAGGCTAGTTAGCCAGCGGCGATCAGGACGATTTCGCAATCTGTATGGGGGGCCAGTCGGCTGGCAGCCTGCCAGGCGCGTAAGCCAGATCGGCAGCAAAACACCGCGCGCTGCTTGCCGGATGGGGCCGGGCCATCCGCACCGAAATCGCCAACTTCAGCGCGCATGGCCGCCGCATGAAATGGCGCTGGTGCTTCCATGCCACCGCGCAGCTCGACGAGGAAATCAGCATCTGTGGCCTGGTCCGGGGCAATGAATTGAAAACCCGCTTGCGCAGGTTCTGGTGCGTTATCAAACCGGAAGCCACCAAAGCGATAGCTCGCCGCATCAACGGTCACCATCTGCCCGAGCGGCGATGGTGTGAGCTCGACCAGGATGGCCAGCGCCATCTGCGCCTGCAGACTGCCAATGATCCCCACAACGGGCCCCAGAACACCGGCGGTGGCGCAGTTCTGTGCCCTGGCTGGCAGGTCAGGGAAAACGGCACGGAGTGAGGGGGCACCACCGCAAACACCGGCGGCATAGCCCTCAAGGCCCAAGGCTGATCCGGTGACCAGCGGTATCTTGGTTTTGAAGCAGATGTCAGAGAGGGTGTAGCTGACGGCAAAACTGTCGGCGCAATCGATGACGATATCGGCCTCGGCAACCAGTCGCGCTGCATTGGCTGGGCTGAGGCGTCCTTGGATCGCCACCAACTCAACATCGTCGTTCAAACCACGCAAAGATGGGGCCGCTGCCTTAACCTTTGGTCGGCCGATCTGATCCTCGCGGTAGAGGGGTTGACGATGCAGATTGCTGAGTGCCACAGCATCCGGATCAATGATGGTGAGGCGGCCAATACCGGCACCGGCAAGGTATTGGAGGACGGGCACGCCCAGGCCGCCCGCGCCAACGATCAATGCATGAGCTACCCGTATCTTGGCCTGCCCTTCTGCACCTATGGCGGGCAAAATGGATTGGCGGGCATAGCGATCCGTGGCCCCCTGCTCATCACTCATCGCGTTGCCTCGATCCAAGCGTGAACCCGTGCCTCGGGATCATTATTGAGCGTGATGTCCGTTACGACAGAGACAACGTCTGCCCCGGCGGCGAGGGCGCCTGCCGCACGCTCAACCGTCATGCCGCCAATGGCAATCAGCGGGCGATCACCGATCAGGCGTTTCCACTCACCCACCCGGTCCAACCCCTGCGGATCCCAGGGCATTTGTTTCAAGATCGTCGGGTAGATGGGACCCAGGGCGACATAATCGGGATCAAAGGATAGGGCGCGGTCTAACTCTTCATGGCTGTGGGTTGAGATGCCAAGCTTGATGCCTGCCTGGCGGATCGCGGGGACGTCGGCGTCATCCAAATCCTCCTGGCCCAGATGGACATAATCACAGCCCGTGTCGATGGCGATCTGCCAGTAGTCATTCACGATCAATTGGGCGCCATTCTGGGCACAAAGATCCCTGGCCACCGTAATCTCATCCCGGGTTTCTTCATCACTTCGGTCTTTCACCCGTAACTGCACCAGCTTCACCCCAAGCGGCAGGGTTCGGCGCAGCCAGTCGCTGCTGTCAAAGATGGGATAGAACGCGTCGAGCGTACTCATGTCAGGAAAGCTTTACCGATAACGGGGGTGGAGGGGGCGGCCATATCCCGCGGCTCAATCGGATCGGCCTTCGCGGCCAGCATCCCGGCCTCAACTGCCTTTGCGAAACCTTGGGCCATGGCCACGGGATCACCGGCCTTGGCAACCGCGGTGTTCAGCAGCACACCATCCATGCCCAACTCCATCGCCCGGGCGGCGTGGGAAGGGAGGCCAAGCCCTGCATCGATAATCAACGGCACCTCTGGGAAATGGGCGCGCAAGCTGCGCAGGCCGTATTCATTGTTGAGGCCAAGCCCCGACCCAATCGGGGAACCCCAGGGCATCAGTAGCTCGCAACCCGCCTCAAGCAACCGCTCCGCCACCACCAGATCTTCGGTGGTGTAGGGGAAGACCTTGAACCCCTGTTCAGCCAGGATGCGTGTGGCCTCAACCAATCCATAGACATCCGGCTGCAGGGTGTCGGTATGGCCGATCACCTCAAGCTTGATCCAATCGGTGCCGAACACCTCCCGCGCCATCTCGGCTGTGGTGACCGCTTCCTTAACCGTATGGCAGCCCGCCGTGTTAGGGAGGATGTGGACGCCCAGCTCTTGCACCAGCTGCCAGAAGGCCTGGCCATCCTTACTCACACTGCTCTCCCGCCTCAGGGACACGGTCGCGATCTCTGCCCCGGATTGACGGAAGGCATCGGCCATGATGGCGGGTGACGGATACTGCGCCGTGCCCAGCATCAGCGGCAGGGTTGGCGTGTAATCATAGAAGGCACGCATCGCTCAGCCCCCTTGCATCGGTGCCAGCACCTCAATGCTGTCACCATCGTTAAGCGTGTGGGCAGCACGGGCTGGGCCGGGCACAAACTGGCCATTCACGGCGGTTGCCACGGTGGCATCCCCATAGCCGAGCGTGATTAGAGCCTTGGCCAGGTTGCCGTCGCTCACCTCATGCGGATTGCCGTTGACGGTGATCTTCATCAGCGAACTCCGGGGTTGTGTCTTGGGTAATCCAGTCGGCCACCATGCAGGCCAGTGTTGGTGCCAGCAGGTAGCCATGGCGGAACAGGCCATTGGCAAAGATGATCTCACTACCATCGGTCCGGGCCCTACGCCGGATCCGGGGCAGGTTATCTGGGAAGGCGGGGCGGGCATCGACACCAATCTCGATCACCGACGCCTCACCAAATCCAGGGTGTAGGGCATAGGCAGCCGAGAGCAGCTCAAGCATGGAGCGGGCCGTGATGCGGCTGCGGTCTTGCGCTTCAATCTGTGTGGCGCCCAACATGAACACGCCATTGCCACGCGGCACGATGTAGAGCGGATAGCGTGGGTGTAGCAGCCGGATCGGCCGGTTGAGGGTTACGTCAGGGCAATGCAGGACCAGCATCTCCCCCTTCACACCGCGAAGGTCGGTAAGGTTGTCCTGCGCCGCAAGGCCCCGGCAATCGATGGTAAGGGCCGGGTTGTTCGAGGGCTCAGCCTCAATCGTAATACCGCGCTCCTGCAACCAAGCTAGCAATTCGGCCAGGGCCTGGCGTGGCGTTAGGTGGGCCTCCCCTTCAAAGAACAGGGTCTTGCGATAGCGTCCTGCCAAATCGGGTTCCAATTCACCAATCCGGTCGGCGTCGATTTGGGTCCATCGCTCGGTTTGCCGGGCAAAACGGTCGAGCTCGCGCGTATCCCGCTCCAGCGTCACGACGAGGCTGCCAGCCTGCTCAACGCATGATGTGTATTGCGACCACCAAGCGGCTGCCGCCTGACCATATCTGATGACGGGTTCTTCCGCGCTTTCGCCCTCACAGAAGGGGGCCAGCATGCCGCCCGCCCACCAGGAACAATGGTGGTCACCCGGCCCGCCAGCGGGATCGACAAGGCGCACCAGCAGGCCACGGCCGGTCAACTCGACCGCCATGCAAAGCCCGGCAACACCGGCGCCTAGGATTTCAATTGGCCCATCAACAGCCATGAAAAAAGCCGCTCTCAAGGGGAGGCGGCCTGGGCATGGATCGCTGCTGCTGATTGATCCCGTTCCCTACGCCGGCACTGCCCGGATCAGGTTCGATGGGTTGATGCGTCTGCACCTCTCAGCCGCCAATCTGCGGCACCCCAACGGTTACGTTTTGAGATGTAGAGTGCCGGACCATTGGCGACAAGTTCTGATCGCTTGGTTTGTGATGATTAATCGACAGATACCGGTACAGCCGATGGGCCTGCGCCAAACTTCTGTCGATAGGCGGATGGTGAGACGCCGCGCACCCGCTGAAACGCACGCCGCATCTGTTCTCCATTGCTAAAGCCAACCTGTGCTTGGATGGTCTGCAGGCCCAGGGTTGATTGGTGCATCAGGTCACAAGCCTGCTCAACCCGCAGCCGCTCAACGAACCGGGCCGGACTAACCCCCAGCTTGGCTGTGAAGAGGCGTGAGAAATGCCGCTCACTCATCCCAACCTTGGCCGCCATTTCAGGCACGGTCAGAGGTTGGGCGGGGTCAGCCAGAATGTCCGAGACGAGCCCGGCAAAGCGGGTCCCACTACTGGTCGTTTGTAGTTCCAGCGCCGCGCTGAACTGCCGTTGCCCACCGCCACGCTTGGTCGGCAGCACCAGAGACTTCGCCAGCCTTAAGGTCTCCGCCTGACCTAGATCCTCTTCAACCATGGCCAGGGCCATATCGATGCCAGAGGTCACGCCCGCCGATGTCCAGATGCCGTCATCATGCGTAAAAATGGCATCCTCCTGGACGTTGATATGGGGGTAGTCGGCGGCCAATTGCTCGCATCCCTCCCAATGGGTGGTGGCCTGCCTGCCGTCCAACAACCCTGCGGCGGCCAGGACAAAGGCGCCAAGGCAGATGGAGCCCAGGCGTCGCGTTGTCGTGGCCAGGGTTTGGAGGTGGGCAAGGAGTTCTTGATCCATCGCCGCCGCAAAGGCGCTATTGCCACCTGAGACCAGCACCGTATCCCAGGGGTAGGCTGGGAAATCGCTGAATGGGCGGGTTTGTAGCGGCGTGACGGTGTCTGTGCCGACCAGGCCGCCGGTGATTGAAACCAAATCAATCTGATAGGCGGCATCGCCTGCGGCAGTACGGGCGTCACTGAACACCTGAAGCGGTCCACACACATCGATCAGCTTTGTGCGCTCAAACAGAATGATAGCAATGCGGATCGGGGTGGCAGAAATTATGGGCATAATGTCATTTATGCCAATTGGGCCGTGCGGTATCAATCATCCTCTAGCTGATGAGAGGGGCCGATATGCTCGTTCTTCGACCAAATTGCCGCCTTTGCGGCTGCGACCTGCCACCGGACAGCACCAAGGCGCGCATTTGCTCTTACGAATGCACCTATTGCTCTGATTGCGTTGATGGTGAGCTTCAGAATGTTTGCCCAACCTGCGGCGGTGGCTTCGTGCCCCGCCCCATTCGCCCGCGCAAATCCTGGCGGCCAGAACGCCAGGTGGGCCTAGAACATCACCCCGCCACGACCGAGCGTGAGGGGCTCCTATTCTCAAAAGAAGACATCGCCCAATTCGTCGCCCGGATTAAGGATATCCCGCCGGAAGAGCGCTGATCCCCAGCAATTCAGTCGGCTGATTTCCCTTCCATTGAGGTCATCAGCTTGCGCAACAGCGCATCCAGCTGCGCAACCTCATCTTGGTTTAGATCAGACAGGATCGCTCCCTGGGTCTGAACATGATCAGCCATGACCGCGTCAATCAGTTTGAAGCCCTCAGCGGTTAGCTTAACAACCGCACGCCTAGCGTCCTCTGGGTCGGGTGAACGGCTCACCAGGCCCGCTTTGACCAGCTGGTCGATCCTATTGGTCATTGTGCCCGAGGTGATCATCATCGACCCCATCAACTCCCCAGCTGATAGCGCATGGGGCGGTGGGGAGCGGCGCAATGTGGCCAGCACATCGAAGCTGGAAGCATTCAGTTCATACTTGGCAAACGTCTCCCCCATTCGTCGAGAGAAGCCATGCGCCACCCGGCTAAATCGGCCGATGGGGCCCATGGCCGTCGTGTCCAGATCGGGGCGTTCAGCGGCCCATTGGGCCAGAATTTTATCAACGGCATCCATAGGTCATGGTTTTAGCGAGATGGATATCTTGAGATCAAGATAAAGGATTTTTCGCCATGAACCGATCACTCGCCCTCATGCTCACAGGTCTTGCCCCAGCCATTTGGGGCAGCACCTATCTGGTCACGACAGAGTTCCTGCCAGATGGCTATCCGCTCACCGCAGCAATGCTGCGCGCCTTGCCTGCGGGGTTACTTTTGCTGTTGCTTACTCGTGTCTTACCCAAGGGGGTTTGGTTGCTGCGTGTCGCCATTTTGGGAGCGCTGAACTTCTCTATCTTTTGGTGGCTATTGTTCGTGGCTGCCTATGAGCTGCCCGGTGGGGTGGCCGCTACGATTGGCGCGATCCAGCCATTGATCGTTCTCTACCTCGCTAAACTTCTGCTGGATCAGCAGGTCCGGTTTGCGGCGGTTGCCGCTGGTCTGGCCGGTGTGGTGGGGGTGGCGTTGCTCGTCCTGACCCCAGCAGCCGCGTTGAACGCGACCGGGGTTCTGGCCGCCGCCGGTGGCGCGTTTTCCATGGCTGTCGGCACTGTTCTGACCCGCAAATGGCAACCGCCGGTCTCCGCACTTACCTTCACCGCTTGGCAGTTGGTGGCGGGTGGTTTGCTGCTGTTGCCAGCCGCCCTGATTTTCGAGCCCTCCTTGCCCGCACTCTCAATTGAGAACGTTGGTGGCTTTACCTATCTGGGGCTGATTGGTGGTGCTTTGACCTATGTGCTCTGGTTCCGCGGCATTGCCGTTCTTGGGCCGGCGGCCGTCGCACCACTTGGCTTGTTGAGCCCGGTGTCAGCCTTACTACTGGGCTGGGGTATTGCCGACGAAAGTTTCACCGTGCTTCAAACCATTGGCGTGGCGCTTGTTTTGGGCAGTATCTGGTTCAGCCAATGGGCCCAGTCTCGAGGCCCGATCGCATCTCCCCGACAACCGCTAAGGGCGGCATAGGGTTGGTGATCAACCGTGGTTTTCGGCGCCCATGGTTGAGAACATCTCGGTCAGGTCGACGGTCGAGGTCTCGCCGATATCATCGTAATTGGCTTTAAGCCATTTATCGGCGGCCTCCCGCCCGATATCGCGGAGGTGGACGAGGAAATCCCACTCGGCGTTCAGCTTAGATGAGGCGCTAAGCGGCCGCATTTCTTTGCGGGCCTCAATCATGTGCACATGCTTGGTGCGGTGATGGGTATCTTTGAGTTTACCCTCCGCATTCAGGCGATTAACGAACTCAATCGCGCGCAGATCCCGCAGCAAGGAGCCGTTGAAGGTAATCTCATTGACCCGGTTTAGGATGTCCCGCGCGGTGGTTGGCGTCCCCTCCCGGAAGATCGGGTTGATCTGGACGATCACGATGTCATCGGATTCTGAGCTGTTATAGAACGGGAACAGCACCGGGTTGCCCATATAGCCGCCATCCCAGTAGGGCTCGCCGTCAATCTCCACCGCCTTAAACAGGAAGGGCAGGCAGGCCGACGCCATGACCACATTCAGGTCAATCTCATCCCGAGAGAAGACGCGGACCTTACCCGTCTCAACATTGGTGGCGGAGATGTAGACCTGAAGTGAGCGTGAGGCGCGCACCTTCTCAAAATCTACATTCTCATCAACCAGGTCGCGCAGTGGGTTGATATCGAAGGGGTTGAGGTCATAGGGCGAGGTGAGGCGCCCCATCAGATCCATCAGGATATAGGCGGGGGAGTTATCCAAACTCCAAACCCCCAGCATCTGGTCCAGCGGCGTCCGCTTGAATGGGCTGGTTCGGGCGGCCTCGCTCACCGCGCGCCAGAACTTCTCAAGCGCGACACGGGCCCCCTCGGCCGCCCCCTCATACATGCCTTCCGCCGCGACAACGGCGTTCATCGCACCGGCGGAGGTGCCGGAGATTGCCTCAATCCAGAGATTATCAATCTCAAATAACCGGTCGAGCACACCCCAGGTAAAGGCACCATGGGCGCCGCCGCCTTGCAGGGCGAGATTGACGGTTTTGGCGTGGCGGGGCTTACGCTCACCCATGGCTTTAAGTTTCCTTGCGGTATTGCGGGTCACCGGGGCAAGCGCGCCGGTTGCTGGCCTTGGTTCGATCGTTTAGACCGAATGCCAGTATCATCATGCCCTAATAAAGACCATTGGCGATTGCCTGTCATTGGTCGGTCTTTGGGTCGTTAGCAAACGTGATCAGACCAGATCGCAGCGGAAGTTACGTGAATGGCGAATATCGCCGCACAATTGGTGATGGTTGGCTGGGGCTGGATCTATCTGGGCCTCGCTGTTGGTGCTGCCTTCCTGATTTTTGGCCTCGACCGGGTGGATGAGGATGCCCGGGGCACAGTGATCTTCCGCGTCCTATTGGTGCCCGGCCTGATTTTGCTCTGGCCCTTGGTGCTTTATCGCTGGTGGGCACTGGAAACGGGGCATGAGGCAAAGGCGCAGAATTGGCGTGCCCGTTACCTGCCACCGCGTAAGGCCCATGGTGTGGTTTGGGCCGTGTTAGCGGTGTTGATCCCTGTCGTGCTGGTAACCGCCCTTTTGCTGAAAGAGGACAAGCAATCGGCCACCGCACCGGTGCAACTGGCCCCACCAGAAGCTTCTGCCTCTCAAGGGGAGGTGACGCGGTGAGCGTTAAGTACCAACCCGTCCAATGGAACCGGTTTAAGAACCGATACAACGCCGTCGTGCTGGCCATGGTGTTTGCCTATCTCGGCATCTTCCTTGGCTTTGGCAATGATCTGGCAGGTCATGCCCTGACCCCCGATGGGGCGATCCATACGGCGCGCGCCTTTGGCAGCTGCGCGTTCCTGATGCTGACGGTGATCCTGTGCATCGGGCCCTTGGCGCGGCTGGATCAGCGGTTTCTGCCACTGCTCTACAACCGTCGCCATTTTGGCGTGCTGACCTTTGTTGTGGCGATGACCCATGTGATGGCGGTCAGCAATTGGTACTTTGCATTCAGCCCAACACCGATGCTGGAGGCGATGCTGTCATCGAACACCAGCTATCGCCAATATCTGGGCTTCCCGTTTGAGGTGTTGGGGATGTTCACCCTGCTGTCCCTCGCAGCACTGGCTTTCACCAGCCATGATTTCTGGCTGAAGTTCCTGACCCCGCTGATTTGGAAGGCGATCCACTTCTCAATCTACCCGGCCTATGCTGCGCTGGTCGGGCATGTAGCCCTCGGCGCGCTGCAGGATGAGACGGATACCGCGTTTGCCATTGTGGTGGTGATCTGCGCCTTTACCGTTTGTGCGCTGCATGCACTTGCGGCGTTTGCTGAGGCGAAGCGCGGGGCACTGGCCGCCAATGGCGTGGCGGATTTCTCAACCTGGCAAATCGTCGGCGCACCGGCTGAGATCGCTGAGGGGGAGGCCAAGGTCGTACGCCTTACCAGTGGTGGTCGTGCCGCCATATTCCGGCATGAGGGGGCGTTTTCTGCCATTTCCAACGCCTGTGCGCACCAGAATGGGCCGTTGGGTGAGGGGCGTATCCTTAAAGGCTGCGTCACCTGTCCATGGCATGGGTTTCAGTACGATGTGCGCAATGGGCGGTCGCCGGCGCCGTTTACTGAGATGATCCCCACCTACAATCTGGCGCTTCATGACGGGCAACTCCTGATCGATCCAACGCCCAACCCGCCGGGCACACCGACCGAGGCCATTCCAGCGCCGGAGGTGGCATCATGAGCCGCCTGACCGATCCGCTGAAGCCGCCCGGGGAGAAAGATTTCTTCATCGGCTGGGCCCCAACGCCTGGCTACCTAAAGCGGTTTCTGGTCGTAATTGGTCTGCTGCTCGTCCTTGGCTTTACTGGCCTGGCGACGCTCATCGCTGCCACCAAGCCCGATCCCGGTCCTGGTCAGTTTCAGTTCGGTTGGGGGCGCCAAACCCTTGAGGGCGTGTTGGTCGCCGAACCCTATCCAACCCTGACCGTGGCGGTGGGCAGCGAGCGGGTTGCCGCCGGTGAAACCATCCTACTCGCCGGACCGGGTAAGCGCGGTGTGCAGGCACAGGCAACGCCGCTGGACGGCAGCTACGTGCGGGCCGAGGGCATTATGCTGAACCGGGGTGAGCTGCAGATGATGCAGGCGCGCGTTGGCCGCAATGGGCTTAAGGCCGCCGAGACGGATCAAGACATCGCACCGCCGGTGGAGACCGATTTGGGCACTTGGCGTCTAACTGGCGAGCTGTGTGACGGCAAATGCCTGTCCGGCGCCATGCGTCCGGGCACCGGCCTGTCCCACAAGGCCTGCGCCAATCTCTGCCTAGTTGGCGGTGCGCCGCCGGTCTTGGTGACGACAGAGCCGGTGGAAGGGTCTGGGTTCATGCTGGTTGGTGCGCCCGATGGCGGCCCGGTTGGTGATCGCCTTTACGATCTGACCGGTCGGCTGGCGACCATGGAGGGGCAGCTGAAGCGCCGGGGCAATATGCTGATCTTCCTCACTGACCTTGATCAAGCGAGCGTGGCGCCATGAGTGAGCAGCCCATTCTACCGTCATGGCGTTTGGTCCTGGCTGGGCTCGTCGGGTTTCTGATTGTGGCCAGCATTACCGTGCTGCTGCTTTACCTCTCTGAATTCTGGCAGTTCAGGCTATGGGGCCGGGAGGGGCTGTTCGGCCTCGAATGGCTTCGCCCCCAAGGCAACATTGTGGGTCGTGAACTAGGCCAGCTCTTGCGTGGCAGCGGATTTGGTGCCCTTGGTAATCTCGACATCCTGCTTTGGGTCATGGGCAGTTTCCTGGCCCTGACCTGGCTTGACCGCCTGTGGAAGCGGGTTGCCGGGTGGTTCGCCAAACCGGCGGATAAGGCCGAATAGGCGATCAGGTCACGCGGTTACTGGCCTTTAGCGTGCAGGCGGGCTAAAACCCGGGCCGCGGCCCCATCTTTTGGATTGAAGCACATGTCCATCCTTCACTTGCTTACTCGCCTCACCATCGCAGTGACCGTGCTGGTCACCTTCAGCGTAACCGCGCCACAAACCGCGAAGTCGGCAGAGTTTACCTTCTCCGTTCATCACTTCCTGAGTGCCCGGGCTCTGACCCACACCCAGATGATTGAGCCTTGGGCAAAGCGGATTGAGGAAGCCTCAAACGGCCGCATCAAGTTTGAGATTTATCCGGCCATGGCCCTGGGTGGTAAGCCGCCGGAGCTGTATCGCCAGGTGCGCGACGGTGTGGTGGACA
Proteins encoded:
- a CDS encoding patatin-like phospholipase family protein, with protein sequence MGERKPRHAKTVNLALQGGGAHGAFTWGVLDRLFEIDNLWIEAISGTSAGAMNAVVAAEGMYEGAAEGARVALEKFWRAVSEAARTSPFKRTPLDQMLGVWSLDNSPAYILMDLMGRLTSPYDLNPFDINPLRDLVDENVDFEKVRASRSLQVYISATNVETGKVRVFSRDEIDLNVVMASACLPFLFKAVEIDGEPYWDGGYMGNPVLFPFYNSSESDDIVIVQINPIFREGTPTTARDILNRVNEITFNGSLLRDLRAIEFVNRLNAEGKLKDTHHRTKHVHMIEARKEMRPLSASSKLNAEWDFLVHLRDIGREAADKWLKANYDDIGETSTVDLTEMFSTMGAENHG
- a CDS encoding ferric reductase-like transmembrane domain-containing protein encodes the protein MSVKYQPVQWNRFKNRYNAVVLAMVFAYLGIFLGFGNDLAGHALTPDGAIHTARAFGSCAFLMLTVILCIGPLARLDQRFLPLLYNRRHFGVLTFVVAMTHVMAVSNWYFAFSPTPMLEAMLSSNTSYRQYLGFPFEVLGMFTLLSLAALAFTSHDFWLKFLTPLIWKAIHFSIYPAYAALVGHVALGALQDETDTAFAIVVVICAFTVCALHALAAFAEAKRGALAANGVADFSTWQIVGAPAEIAEGEAKVVRLTSGGRAAIFRHEGAFSAISNACAHQNGPLGEGRILKGCVTCPWHGFQYDVRNGRSPAPFTEMIPTYNLALHDGQLLIDPTPNPPGTPTEAIPAPEVAS